GCGCCGGCATAGTCAGCCGCGGCGGCGCAATCCTGGCCGCCTGGATGAAACGGCATAAGGCCCAGAATCCTCTCTATGCCCGCTGGCCGGAAGTGCTGGAAATCTGCAAGGCGCATGACGTTACCGTTTCGCTCGGCGACGGTCTGCGGCCCGGATGTCTCGCCGATGCAAGCGACAAGGCGCAGTTTGCCGAGCTGGATACGATCGGCGCGCTGGTGCGCCAGTGCCGCCGGCGCGGAGTGCAGGTGATGGTTGAAGGCCCCGGCCATGTGCCTTTTGACCAGATCCGCATGAACGTTGAAAGGGAACAGAAGGTCTGCGGCGACGCCCCTTTTTACGTGCTCGGTCCGGTGGTTACCGATGTTGCTCCGGGCTACGACCATATTTCCGCCTGCATCGGCGCCTGCGCCGCGGCATCTTACGGCGCCTCCCTGCTCTGCTACGTGACCCCGGCCGAGCATCTGGGACTGCCGAACAAAGAAGAGGTGCGCGAAGGCCTGATCGCTTTCCGGATCGCGGCGCACGCCGCCGACGTCGCCCGCGGTCTGCGACACGCCCGCGACTGGGATGACGCCATGACCGGCGCGCGGTTCGCGTTTGACTGGGACAAGCAGTTTCAGCTTGCCCTGGACGGAAAAAAGGCCCGGGCGCGTTTCCGGAAAATAACCGGGCGGACGACGGCATCCCTGGACCACTGTTCCATGTGCGGGGCGGAATTCTGTGCCATGCGCATCTCGCAGAAAATCAGGTGCGGAAAAAGACGCTGATTTGTTAATGAAAAAGACAAAAGCTTCCATCAACCGCCTGATTGCCATCATGGCCAGGCTGCGCGCGAAAAAAGGCTGCCCCTGGGACCGCAAACAGACCCTGGCGACGTTAAAACAATACCTGATTGAGGAATGTTACGAGGTCATTGACGCGATTGACTCGGGCGATGCCGACCGGCACGCCGAAGAGCTGGGCGACCTGCTCCTGCAGGTGGTTTTCCAGGCCCAAATCAGAGCGGAAAAAAAACAGTTTGATTTTAACGACGTGGTCCGGACGGTCTGCGCCAAGTTAATCCGCCGGCATCCGCATGTCTTCGGCAGCCTCTCCGCCGCGAACCAGCGCGAGGTTCTGCGCAACTGGGAAAAAATAAAGGCCCGGGAAAAAACCGCGCGGAACGGGGAGCAAGCTTCAATAATAGAAGGAATTCCGCGCCATCTGCCGGCCCTGCATAAAGCCCACCAATTCCAGCAGCGGCTGGCGCGCATCGGCTTTGACTGGAAAGACGCGCGCGGCGTCATGGCAAAAATAGAAGAAGAGCTTGAAGAAGTCCGCGAGGCCCTCGCCAGAGGCAACGAGCGCCAAATCCGCACTGAAGTCGGCGACCTCCTTTTCGCGGTGGTCAATCTCTGCCGCTTCCGTAAAATGCGCGCCGAAGAGGTCCTGCAGGACGCCGTTGTCAAATTTTCCCGCCGCTTTCGGGAAGTTGAACGCCTGGCGCATGCCGACCGGATTGAAATCACTCGCTGTCCCCTGAAAAAACTGGATAAATACTGGGAAACAGCCAAAAAATCTGAAAAGAAAGCGTTGCGCGCCACGGCCCGGCCGGGGGAAGGAAAAACCGCCACGCCAAGAACCGCTAAAAACGTCAAACGCTTGCCGCAAAAACGCGCAAAATCGAGATAGAGCCGAACCCCTGTTCGGCGATGTATGTTTTGTCGTCCGGAATCGCCGCATAGGGCTGCGGCTCCTGCGGCAATCAAATACAGGTGCCGCCTTAATAATTAATTTGCGCGAGAATGTTTTTGGTTGCGGACGAAACGCCGCGCCGGAAAGCCCGGGAAAGGCGGAGGAAAAAGAGTTGCGATGGAAAAAATTCCCATGGTTTACGGCTTTTCCCGGTTTTTCCTTTGGCTGGGGCTGAAAATATGGAACCACTACCGGGCCATCGGCGCCGGGAACGTTCCCGCCGAAGGCGGAGTAATTATTGCCTCAAACCACGCCAGCTTTCTTGACCCGCCGCTCGCCGGATGCGCCCTCGCGCGCCGTTATGTTCGTTTCCTGGCCCGGGACAGTCTGTTTCAGAACACGCTGGGGCAATGGTGGGCGCGCAGCGTGGGCGTGGTTTTTATTGACCGCAATCGCGGCGACCTGGCGGCTTTCAAGACGGCCCTCGCCCTTTTGGAAAACGGCGGCGCGCTTTGTCTTTTCCCCGAAGGCACCCGGTCGCCGGACGGAAAATTACAGCCGCCAAAAGCCGGCATCGGGTTCCTGATTATGAAAGCGCAAGTCCCCGTGGTCCCGGTTTATATTGACGGAAATTTTGCGGCTTTTCCGAAAGGGGCCGGATGGATCAAACCCGCAAAAATCACCGTGTGTTACGGCCGGCCCCTCGGGCCGGAAGAGTTCCAACGCCTGGGGTCCGGGAAGGACGTTTACCAGAAGGCCGCGGAATTGGTCATGGCGAAAATCGCTGCGCTCCGATCCGTTGCAGAAAAAGACGGTTAAAAAGCTTGCCAAAAGCTTGACAGACAGGCAATAATTCCGGGCGGAATCAAAAAGGCATATAATTATGAGAGAAAATGAGCATCAGGCAAAAGAAGAAGCGCTCCGCCTGGACGGCGTAGTCGTAAAAGTTCTGCCGGCAACCATGTATCGGGTCAAGCTCAAGAACGGCAATGAAATTTTAGCCCATATATCCGGCAAGATGCGCAAGCATTTCATCAGGATTTCCGTCGGCGACCGGGTCACGCTTGAAATTTCCCCCTACGATCTCACCAAGGGCCGGATCGTCTTCCGGCAGAAATGATTCAGACGTGACAGCCATAGAAACATTATCAAAACCAGCCGATCAAG
This portion of the Kiritimatiellia bacterium genome encodes:
- the thiC gene encoding phosphomethylpyrimidine synthase ThiC, with translation MNTQMDEARAGRITPVMKAVAADEKQAPEKIRAEIARGRAVLPANPRHKNLRPKIAGRAFRTKVNANIGLSTEQSDSPRELRKLVTALEAGADFVMDLSVGPDLSGLRRRMLANCPVPFGTVPIYEAVCRTGGAVESFDPEVLMEVIAEQAGQGVDFMTLHAGLLKEYVPLAMKRRAGIVSRGGAILAAWMKRHKAQNPLYARWPEVLEICKAHDVTVSLGDGLRPGCLADASDKAQFAELDTIGALVRQCRRRGVQVMVEGPGHVPFDQIRMNVEREQKVCGDAPFYVLGPVVTDVAPGYDHISACIGACAAASYGASLLCYVTPAEHLGLPNKEEVREGLIAFRIAAHAADVARGLRHARDWDDAMTGARFAFDWDKQFQLALDGKKARARFRKITGRTTASLDHCSMCGAEFCAMRISQKIRCGKRR
- the mazG gene encoding nucleoside triphosphate pyrophosphohydrolase, giving the protein MKKTKASINRLIAIMARLRAKKGCPWDRKQTLATLKQYLIEECYEVIDAIDSGDADRHAEELGDLLLQVVFQAQIRAEKKQFDFNDVVRTVCAKLIRRHPHVFGSLSAANQREVLRNWEKIKAREKTARNGEQASIIEGIPRHLPALHKAHQFQQRLARIGFDWKDARGVMAKIEEELEEVREALARGNERQIRTEVGDLLFAVVNLCRFRKMRAEEVLQDAVVKFSRRFREVERLAHADRIEITRCPLKKLDKYWETAKKSEKKALRATARPGEGKTATPRTAKNVKRLPQKRAKSR
- a CDS encoding lysophospholipid acyltransferase family protein gives rise to the protein MEKIPMVYGFSRFFLWLGLKIWNHYRAIGAGNVPAEGGVIIASNHASFLDPPLAGCALARRYVRFLARDSLFQNTLGQWWARSVGVVFIDRNRGDLAAFKTALALLENGGALCLFPEGTRSPDGKLQPPKAGIGFLIMKAQVPVVPVYIDGNFAAFPKGAGWIKPAKITVCYGRPLGPEEFQRLGSGKDVYQKAAELVMAKIAALRSVAEKDG
- the infA gene encoding translation initiation factor IF-1, producing the protein MRENEHQAKEEALRLDGVVVKVLPATMYRVKLKNGNEILAHISGKMRKHFIRISVGDRVTLEISPYDLTKGRIVFRQK